One stretch of Chitinophaga pendula DNA includes these proteins:
- a CDS encoding MBOAT family O-acyltransferase — translation MIDISKLLSQLLYNPNDPVLFNSAFFIYFFAFFLLCYQLVSGSKTGRVWVFTLFSLYFFYKACNYYVGLVILSAIVDYNLSHWIHRSTSASKKKALLVFSILINIGMLFYFKYTDFFIGIVNDIGMGHFRPLHLLLPIGISFYTFENLSYTIDVYRGEFEPIEDFMDYLFFLSFFPKLMMGPIVRAADFIPQIYKPYHLDATDVGKGMALIISGLFKKVVISDFIYLNFVQYIFDDPTKHTGFECLMGVYGYALVIYCDFSGYSDMAIGIARWTGFKIPANFDSPYQSASITEFWRRWHISLSSWLRDYIYIPLGGNRKGTVRQYINLALTMLIGGFWHGASWNFIFWGGMHGSALAVDKVRLTWLKATGGIQRAGLSKVYRLLGILFTFHFVCFCWIFFKATTFEAAWTLIRQIVYNFQPDVWLEFYQGYAQVVWLMLLGYFLHFLPVRSEDWFERSLSRVPVWAGVLIMVSFIWLLAQVKTLQPMIPIYFQF, via the coding sequence ATGATCGACATCAGTAAGCTGTTATCACAGCTGCTCTACAACCCGAATGACCCGGTATTGTTTAACAGTGCCTTTTTCATTTATTTCTTTGCCTTCTTTCTCCTTTGTTATCAGCTGGTAAGCGGCAGCAAGACCGGTAGGGTATGGGTGTTTACCCTATTTTCCCTGTACTTTTTCTATAAGGCATGTAACTACTACGTAGGATTGGTGATCCTGTCGGCGATCGTGGATTATAACCTGTCGCACTGGATACACCGTTCTACCAGTGCAAGTAAGAAAAAGGCATTGTTGGTGTTCAGTATCCTGATCAATATCGGTATGCTGTTTTACTTCAAGTACACGGACTTTTTCATTGGTATCGTCAACGATATTGGCATGGGACATTTCCGGCCTTTGCACCTGTTGTTGCCGATAGGGATATCCTTTTACACGTTTGAGAACCTGAGTTATACGATAGATGTGTACCGGGGAGAGTTTGAGCCTATCGAGGATTTTATGGATTACCTGTTTTTCCTGTCCTTCTTTCCCAAGCTGATGATGGGGCCTATTGTACGTGCTGCTGATTTTATCCCGCAGATATACAAGCCCTATCACCTGGATGCTACGGATGTCGGGAAAGGGATGGCACTGATCATTAGTGGGCTGTTTAAGAAAGTGGTGATCTCTGACTTTATCTATCTCAATTTTGTACAGTATATTTTTGACGATCCTACCAAACATACCGGCTTTGAATGCCTGATGGGGGTGTATGGGTATGCGCTGGTGATCTACTGTGACTTCTCGGGTTATTCTGATATGGCGATTGGTATTGCCCGCTGGACTGGGTTTAAGATACCGGCCAACTTTGATTCTCCTTATCAGAGTGCTTCTATTACGGAGTTCTGGCGTCGCTGGCATATTTCCTTGTCGTCCTGGTTGCGTGACTATATATACATACCATTGGGTGGGAACCGGAAGGGGACGGTGCGGCAGTATATCAACCTGGCGTTGACGATGCTGATAGGCGGTTTCTGGCATGGCGCCAGCTGGAATTTTATCTTTTGGGGAGGAATGCACGGTTCGGCGCTGGCGGTGGACAAGGTGCGGCTGACCTGGTTGAAAGCGACGGGGGGTATTCAACGCGCGGGGTTGTCGAAGGTATACCGCTTACTGGGTATACTATTTACTTTTCACTTTGTATGTTTCTGCTGGATATTCTTTAAGGCGACCACATTCGAGGCGGCCTGGACGCTGATCCGGCAGATCGTTTATAACTTCCAACCGGATGTGTGGCTGGAGTTTTACCAGGGATATGCGCAGGTGGTGTGGTTGATGTTATTGGGGTATTTCCTGCACTTCCTGCCGGTGCGCAGTGAGGATTGGTTTGAGCGCTCATTGTCGCGGGTGCCGGTATGGGCGGGAGTATTGATCATGGTATCCTTTATCTGGCTGCTGGCGCAAGTGAAGACCTTGCAACCGATGATCCCGATCTACTTCCAGTTTTAG
- a CDS encoding response regulator transcription factor: MIDQAVAGKILVVDDELDILEIISYNLKSAGYDTVTAKDGSEAIQKAKIFRPDLIMLDIMMPNKNGIDTCREIRKIPEFKDTMVLFLTALNDEKSEIDGLNMGADDYIAKPIKPKLLVSRINALFRRLHKPEEMQVQLGDLIIDREKFTVTYKGQEIILAKKEFELLQLLASKPGRVFLRNEILNQVWGTEVIVGDRTIDVHIRKIRQKIGIDLITTVKGVGYKFEM, translated from the coding sequence ATGATAGACCAAGCGGTAGCAGGTAAAATCTTAGTGGTAGATGATGAGTTGGATATATTGGAAATAATCAGCTACAATCTAAAATCAGCAGGTTACGATACCGTAACTGCAAAAGATGGCAGCGAGGCTATCCAGAAAGCTAAAATATTTCGTCCCGATCTGATCATGCTCGATATCATGATGCCCAATAAGAACGGAATAGATACCTGCCGCGAGATCAGGAAAATACCAGAGTTCAAAGACACCATGGTACTCTTCCTCACGGCACTGAACGATGAAAAATCCGAGATAGACGGCTTGAACATGGGTGCCGATGATTACATCGCCAAACCAATCAAACCAAAACTACTCGTAAGCCGTATCAATGCCCTCTTCCGCAGACTGCACAAGCCGGAAGAAATGCAGGTACAACTCGGCGACCTGATCATCGACAGAGAGAAATTCACAGTAACTTATAAAGGCCAGGAGATCATTCTCGCTAAAAAGGAATTCGAATTGCTGCAATTACTGGCTTCCAAACCAGGCCGCGTATTCCTTCGCAACGAAATACTCAACCAGGTATGGGGTACAGAAGTGATCGTAGGCGATCGTACCATCGACGTACACATTCGTAAGATACGCCAGAAGATAGGCATCGACCTGATCACTACCGTAAAAGGCGTGGGTTACAAATTTGAAATGTAA
- a CDS encoding DUF1003 domain-containing protein, producing the protein METFKSDLSGNEFPSAEKVSGKSIRKGLYDLIRQDHPHFNNKCHLALSELTEYKQRYYEGFFSHEIGQLTEMEKQVMAKLKDHESITDKLDTGEESLPATYGERLADKIADFGGSWTFILIFLFFICAWMAVNIYLLANKGFDPYPFILLNLILSCLAALQAPVIMMSQNRQESKDRQRAKNDYMINLKSELEVRILHDKIDHLLLRQQQDMMELQQAQMDTLREITHALKLIHQDVHKGNKGDHGTS; encoded by the coding sequence ATGGAAACGTTCAAAAGCGACCTCTCGGGCAATGAGTTCCCATCGGCCGAAAAAGTAAGCGGCAAATCCATTCGTAAAGGCCTTTACGACCTTATCCGCCAGGATCATCCGCACTTCAACAACAAATGCCACCTCGCCCTCAGCGAGCTCACTGAGTACAAACAACGCTATTACGAAGGCTTCTTCTCCCACGAAATAGGTCAGCTCACCGAAATGGAAAAACAGGTCATGGCCAAACTCAAAGACCACGAATCCATCACCGACAAGCTCGATACCGGAGAAGAATCCCTGCCCGCTACCTACGGCGAACGCCTCGCCGATAAGATCGCCGATTTCGGCGGCAGCTGGACATTCATTTTGATCTTCCTCTTTTTCATCTGCGCCTGGATGGCGGTCAACATCTACCTGCTGGCCAACAAAGGTTTCGACCCCTACCCCTTCATCTTGCTCAACCTCATCCTCTCCTGTCTGGCCGCCCTGCAAGCGCCCGTCATCATGATGAGCCAGAATCGACAGGAATCTAAAGACCGCCAGCGGGCTAAAAACGACTATATGATCAACCTCAAATCAGAACTGGAAGTGCGCATCCTCCACGATAAGATCGACCACCTGCTGCTCCGTCAGCAGCAAGATATGATGGAACTCCAGCAGGCCCAGATGGATACGCTACGGGAGATCACCCACGCCCTCAAGCTTATCCACCAGGATGTACACAAAGGAAATAAAGGCGACCACGGCACTTCCTGA
- a CDS encoding DUF928 domain-containing protein: MMKRIILLLLVQLSWLTSFCQVSFVFLPEVHGRTLDGLMMTRVVNAAGSQRVILTITVTEQQSGRVLQMRTNPFPLTEGTQSLPPALIRNAKLTFSNNPAATICKQTGTFPEGDYEYCFELTNEDKNAGELIGEQCFNYQLQPFSPLLLMSPGDGDAICDKRPQLYWQPLLPAIAGMQYRLVLTEIKPGQSKVEALNYNTPQVQQMGIPSPMLFFPPGARPLEEGHQYAWQVAAYRGTLLLANSEIWEFTVSCEDSTKALPVTGYRDLEDLTKGNFYIANGSILFSTHNAYAEGPLPYTITCLTNPELKIKKLPKVRLARGANQIIIDLSDNPSFTDGYFYIMTIQLPSGEQKQLRFLYKVPQ, translated from the coding sequence ATGATGAAGCGAATAATATTATTACTGCTGGTACAGCTGTCCTGGCTGACCAGTTTCTGCCAGGTGTCTTTTGTGTTCCTGCCGGAAGTACATGGCCGTACACTTGACGGGCTGATGATGACAAGAGTGGTAAATGCTGCCGGCAGTCAGCGCGTGATATTGACGATCACCGTAACGGAACAACAGAGCGGCCGTGTATTACAAATGCGTACTAACCCGTTCCCGTTGACGGAGGGCACACAATCTTTGCCTCCGGCGCTGATACGTAATGCGAAACTCACCTTCTCCAACAACCCGGCAGCGACGATCTGCAAGCAGACCGGTACCTTCCCCGAAGGAGACTATGAGTATTGTTTTGAGTTGACTAACGAGGATAAGAATGCCGGAGAATTGATAGGAGAGCAGTGTTTTAACTATCAGCTGCAGCCATTTTCTCCATTGCTATTAATGTCTCCCGGTGACGGCGATGCGATATGTGATAAGCGCCCACAGCTCTACTGGCAGCCGCTGTTACCCGCTATTGCAGGCATGCAGTACCGTCTGGTACTAACAGAGATAAAACCAGGTCAGTCTAAGGTAGAAGCGCTGAACTATAATACCCCACAGGTGCAACAAATGGGTATACCCTCCCCTATGTTGTTCTTCCCTCCTGGTGCCAGACCGTTGGAAGAAGGGCATCAATATGCCTGGCAGGTAGCTGCCTATAGAGGAACGCTATTACTCGCTAATTCAGAGATATGGGAATTCACCGTATCATGTGAGGACAGTACCAAAGCATTGCCTGTAACAGGCTATCGCGACCTGGAAGACCTGACCAAAGGAAACTTCTATATCGCCAACGGCAGTATTTTATTCTCTACTCACAACGCGTATGCGGAGGGCCCGTTGCCTTATACCATTACCTGTCTTACCAACCCGGAACTGAAGATTAAAAAGTTGCCTAAGGTAAGATTGGCCAGAGGGGCGAACCAGATCATTATCGATCTGTCCGACAATCCTTCCTTTACAGATGGATACTTCTATATTATGACCATACAGCTGCCGAGCGGAGAGCAAAAGCAATTACGTTTCCTTTATAAAGTGCCGCAATGA
- a CDS encoding GDSL-type esterase/lipase family protein, with translation MSLNIRLFQISAALALFAGSLLGTSRKVAAQSSSAYPHNQILQDTALYSFFALLEQKDSMVIPVLHLGDSHIQAGYYPGAVAEGLQARFGNAGMGWVFPFNLAGTNGPEGYRWHSPVRWQSERLVDKRKTDPLGPGAITIYTAAATPSLSFNNRTTQQIKEVSLFYDTGDVADTLQSGGATVTYTPMPYATSTAMQATLLYPIGQPEFQVSWQRSGTAPFRFYGGIIRNGQPGILYSAVGINGAQYFQYNELNSTLQLQMATMQPRLVIISLGTNEAYGSRPDAAQFTAEIDKTVHWLRQEDPNVTILLTTPPACMRTVRTAYRRKVGKRYKTLYRSSLSPCPGITLVTEEIRKYCKEQGLACWDFNAVNNARAALFRSGWAPDHVHFNPAGYRQQGQLLYEALSAAYDRYIRLKKSLP, from the coding sequence ATGAGTTTGAACATCCGGCTTTTTCAAATTAGCGCGGCGCTGGCCTTATTCGCGGGTAGTTTGTTAGGAACTTCCCGGAAGGTAGCTGCACAATCATCATCGGCATATCCACATAACCAGATATTGCAGGATACGGCGTTGTATTCCTTTTTCGCTTTGCTGGAGCAGAAGGACAGTATGGTGATCCCAGTACTGCACCTGGGAGACTCGCACATACAGGCGGGCTATTATCCCGGCGCGGTGGCAGAAGGATTACAGGCACGCTTTGGTAATGCGGGGATGGGATGGGTATTCCCTTTTAATCTCGCCGGTACGAATGGACCGGAGGGATATCGCTGGCATAGCCCGGTGAGATGGCAGAGCGAACGCCTTGTTGACAAGCGAAAGACGGATCCGTTGGGCCCTGGCGCTATTACGATCTATACCGCTGCCGCTACTCCTTCCTTATCGTTTAATAACCGTACTACACAGCAGATAAAGGAGGTATCCCTGTTTTATGACACGGGTGATGTAGCGGATACTTTACAGTCCGGTGGGGCTACGGTTACCTATACGCCGATGCCTTATGCTACTTCTACCGCCATGCAGGCTACCTTGTTGTACCCGATAGGGCAACCGGAATTCCAGGTGAGCTGGCAACGTTCCGGTACGGCGCCGTTCCGGTTTTATGGCGGTATTATCCGGAATGGGCAACCCGGTATTTTGTATAGTGCCGTGGGAATAAACGGGGCGCAGTACTTTCAATATAATGAGCTGAACAGTACCTTGCAACTACAGATGGCGACTATGCAGCCCCGGTTGGTGATCATTTCCCTTGGTACCAATGAGGCATATGGCAGTCGTCCTGATGCGGCACAGTTTACCGCAGAGATTGACAAGACGGTACATTGGCTGCGCCAGGAGGACCCGAACGTCACGATCCTGTTAACTACTCCACCCGCCTGTATGCGTACGGTACGCACCGCATACCGCCGTAAAGTGGGAAAACGATATAAGACCTTGTACCGTAGCAGCCTATCGCCATGCCCGGGTATCACCCTGGTCACGGAGGAGATCAGAAAGTACTGTAAGGAACAGGGATTAGCCTGCTGGGATTTCAATGCTGTGAACAATGCCCGCGCTGCACTTTTCCGTAGCGGATGGGCACCTGATCATGTACATTTTAATCCGGCGGGATACAGGCAACAAGGTCAACTACTGTATGAGGCTTTGTCGGCTGCATACGACCGTTATATCCGTCTTAAGAAATCACTGCCATAA
- a CDS encoding sensor histidine kinase, giving the protein MFKAKNLSPQKLAGFTALIISIIISLGSLLVDGSWKIMLVAFILTFLVSYYLYLYTLQNFIYRKIKIIYKFIYQTKASKREDFFNKNILPLKTIDEVSEDVEKWASQKKEELEILRRNEAFRKEFLLNLSHELKTPIFAVQGYIHTLLDGAIEDPNVNKLFLKNATKNIDRLCRLIDDLDEISKLESGEMTINKELFVIQDLIKDVFDTLSLKANSKGIKFSFKKGCEAPVHVQADKEKVRQVLINLVDNSIKYGKPDGHTIASIYNMDDKRVLIEISDDGIGMAEEHLPRVFERFYRTDRARSRDIGGTGLGLAIVKHIIEAHNQTINVRSKPEVGSTFGFTLESGKE; this is encoded by the coding sequence ATGTTTAAAGCAAAAAACCTTTCCCCCCAGAAACTGGCGGGTTTTACTGCACTTATTATATCGATCATCATATCGTTAGGCAGCCTTTTGGTAGATGGAAGCTGGAAAATAATGCTCGTAGCATTCATATTGACCTTCCTCGTATCCTATTACCTCTACCTCTATACCTTGCAGAACTTCATCTACCGAAAGATCAAGATCATCTACAAGTTCATTTATCAAACCAAAGCCTCCAAAAGGGAAGACTTCTTCAACAAGAATATCCTCCCCCTCAAAACCATCGACGAAGTAAGCGAAGATGTAGAAAAATGGGCCAGCCAAAAGAAAGAAGAACTGGAAATACTCCGCCGCAACGAAGCATTCCGCAAAGAATTCCTCCTCAACCTCTCCCATGAGCTGAAAACACCCATCTTCGCCGTACAGGGCTATATCCACACCCTCCTCGATGGCGCCATCGAAGATCCAAATGTCAATAAGCTGTTCCTCAAGAACGCTACCAAAAATATCGACCGCCTCTGCCGCCTTATCGACGACCTCGACGAAATATCCAAACTCGAAAGCGGCGAAATGACGATCAACAAAGAACTGTTCGTCATCCAGGATCTCATCAAAGATGTATTCGACACCCTGTCCCTTAAAGCCAATAGCAAAGGCATTAAATTCAGCTTCAAAAAAGGCTGCGAAGCCCCCGTACATGTACAGGCCGATAAAGAAAAGGTAAGACAGGTACTCATCAACCTCGTAGACAACTCCATCAAGTACGGCAAACCCGATGGCCACACCATCGCCAGCATCTACAATATGGATGATAAACGCGTGCTGATAGAAATATCAGACGATGGTATCGGTATGGCAGAAGAACACCTCCCCAGGGTATTCGAACGTTTCTATCGCACCGACAGAGCACGTAGCCGCGACATCGGCGGTACCGGCCTGGGCCTCGCGATTGTTAAACACATCATCGAAGCACACAACCAGACCATCAACGTAAGAAGCAAACCGGAAGTAGGCTCTACCTTCGGCTTCACCCTCGAGTCAGGCAAAGAATAA
- a CDS encoding porin: protein MRTIKSLLVLGGLVLLCQVARAQFLMDMIDTTTSVGKGMFSLYKTYDALRFSGYLQPQFQYVQSKGADSYAGGDFPARVNNRFMLRRGRLRVDYARYNKSGYPIVQFAFQFDGTERGVAIRDFWGRFFENKWNVFSLTAGMFARPFGYEVNFSSADREAPERGRMSQILMKTERDLGVMASFNPRDKHHPLAWLDVDLGVFNGQGLAGPADYDSHKDIIGRVSLKPIAINSAGWTLSASVSCLYGGMEQFSKYVYRMDGGNNATKGFQVDSTESNDGKIAPRHYYGADVQLKIPNGKGKGSTQLRAEYIRGVQTATSLTSETPGTIPMIGSKYAPLYIRNFDGAYFYFLQNLGSDRHQVVLKYDWYDPNTRLSGRQIGVPNTNTYAADVRFDTWGGGYVYHFSDQLKMTLWYDVVRNESTELEGFQDDIRDDVFTCRLQYRF from the coding sequence ATGCGAACGATTAAGTCATTACTGGTATTGGGTGGCCTTGTGCTGCTATGCCAGGTTGCCAGGGCACAGTTCCTTATGGATATGATCGATACTACTACGAGCGTTGGCAAGGGGATGTTTTCCCTGTATAAGACTTACGATGCCTTGCGATTCAGCGGTTATTTGCAGCCGCAGTTCCAGTACGTTCAATCTAAGGGGGCGGATAGTTATGCCGGCGGGGATTTTCCGGCGCGGGTGAACAACCGGTTCATGTTGCGGCGGGGGCGATTGCGGGTGGATTATGCGCGATATAATAAGTCGGGGTATCCTATAGTGCAGTTTGCGTTCCAGTTTGACGGTACGGAGCGGGGAGTGGCTATTCGTGATTTCTGGGGACGTTTTTTCGAGAATAAGTGGAATGTGTTTTCATTGACGGCGGGGATGTTTGCCCGGCCTTTTGGCTATGAGGTGAACTTTTCTTCTGCGGACCGGGAGGCGCCGGAGCGCGGGCGTATGTCGCAGATACTGATGAAAACGGAGCGGGATCTGGGGGTGATGGCTTCATTTAATCCCAGGGACAAGCATCATCCGCTGGCATGGCTGGATGTGGACCTGGGTGTGTTTAACGGGCAGGGCTTGGCGGGGCCGGCGGATTATGACAGCCATAAGGATATCATCGGGCGTGTCAGTCTGAAGCCTATTGCGATCAATAGTGCCGGCTGGACACTGTCGGCCAGTGTATCCTGTCTGTATGGAGGGATGGAGCAGTTTTCGAAGTATGTATACCGGATGGATGGTGGTAATAATGCGACAAAAGGGTTCCAGGTGGATTCGACGGAGAGTAATGACGGCAAGATTGCGCCCCGGCATTATTACGGTGCGGATGTGCAGCTGAAGATACCTAATGGTAAGGGGAAGGGGAGTACGCAATTGCGGGCGGAGTATATCAGGGGGGTACAGACGGCTACTTCGCTGACTAGTGAGACGCCAGGTACTATCCCTATGATCGGTTCTAAATACGCCCCTTTATATATCCGTAATTTCGATGGTGCCTACTTTTATTTTCTGCAGAACCTGGGCAGTGACCGGCACCAGGTGGTGTTGAAGTATGATTGGTATGACCCTAATACCCGGTTGAGTGGGCGTCAGATCGGGGTGCCTAATACGAACACGTATGCTGCCGATGTACGATTTGATACATGGGGTGGTGGTTACGTCTATCATTTCAGCGATCAGCTGAAGATGACGCTTTGGTATGATGTAGTGCGGAATGAGTCTACTGAGCTGGAGGGATTCCAGGATGACATCCGGGACGACGTGTTTACCTGTCGTCTGCAATACCGTTTTTAA
- a CDS encoding helix-turn-helix transcriptional regulator produces MSKLISSTKPKNAPIIMNRLAVVMKESRITNRALAAAIGYEEATVSKWVTNTVQPPLSTFFRIALVINRDLQDLFVSTKNITPEEKEELLQELEILAEQGKRTGKSKQKK; encoded by the coding sequence ATGAGTAAATTAATATCCTCTACAAAACCTAAGAATGCCCCTATCATCATGAACCGCCTGGCAGTTGTCATGAAGGAAAGCAGAATTACAAATCGTGCACTGGCAGCGGCTATTGGCTATGAAGAAGCAACGGTTTCTAAATGGGTTACAAATACAGTACAACCACCACTATCTACTTTTTTCCGTATCGCATTGGTCATTAACAGAGACCTGCAGGATCTGTTTGTTTCCACCAAAAATATTACCCCCGAAGAAAAAGAAGAGTTATTACAGGAACTGGAAATTTTAGCAGAACAAGGTAAACGTACAGGCAAGTCTAAACAAAAAAAATAA
- a CDS encoding sterol desaturase family protein codes for MLDFLLHLSTPVLWVLFFLENLLITVLVLAVGRVIQRYAAPAALPYQYTRREWLWCIFTNVLNTIVTYIGFWCWRKGWITISIAFSWRILVDFCLLFLAMDLLMYAFHFIVHKTFLYKAIHELHHAAIDPKPIDLFILHPVETLCFGALWILLLLLYPFNIYAIVIYLVVNVVFGMVGHLGIEPLPAAILKRHSWLKYLGTSRFHHDHHQDVHANFGFYTSLWDRFFGTYKP; via the coding sequence ATGCTGGATTTTTTATTGCATTTATCTACGCCTGTATTATGGGTGTTGTTCTTTTTAGAGAACCTGCTGATCACCGTATTGGTATTGGCAGTGGGGCGTGTTATACAGCGATATGCAGCCCCGGCGGCGCTTCCATACCAATATACCCGTCGTGAATGGTTATGGTGTATCTTCACCAATGTACTGAATACGATTGTTACCTATATTGGGTTCTGGTGCTGGCGGAAGGGATGGATCACTATCAGCATCGCTTTTTCCTGGCGTATTTTGGTAGACTTCTGCCTGCTTTTCCTGGCGATGGACCTGTTGATGTATGCCTTTCATTTTATTGTACACAAGACTTTCCTGTATAAGGCGATCCACGAGCTGCATCATGCGGCTATTGACCCCAAGCCGATCGACCTTTTCATCCTGCATCCTGTGGAGACGTTGTGTTTTGGAGCGTTGTGGATATTGTTGCTGTTGTTATATCCGTTCAATATTTATGCGATCGTCATTTACCTGGTGGTGAATGTGGTGTTTGGTATGGTAGGGCACCTGGGAATAGAGCCTTTGCCTGCAGCTATTCTGAAGCGGCATTCCTGGCTGAAGTACCTGGGTACTTCCAGGTTTCATCATGATCATCACCAGGATGTGCATGCTAATTTTGGTTTTTATACTTCTCTCTGGGACCGCTTCTTTGGTACCTATAAGCCCTAA
- a CDS encoding glucosaminidase domain-containing protein gives MPMQDTKRSIAISESNVTACKRFFFGCVFICCLFTSQLLSAQHSTSSYIRKYSPISVRLMEETGVPASVILGVAMLESGTGTSRNVKLLKNHFGIVGRNSLGKLKTKYRSRYKQYETDTASYRHFVKLLMKRKWFRDMKGNMEYAVWLKHMDHGGYSSAGHVWIKRVSDIIRRYKLYKMDKEDHLTSTNKQ, from the coding sequence ATGCCTATGCAGGATACCAAACGATCTATAGCCATATCTGAAAGCAACGTTACTGCTTGTAAACGCTTCTTCTTTGGATGCGTATTTATTTGCTGTCTTTTCACCAGCCAGCTTTTATCTGCTCAACACAGTACCAGTAGTTATATCCGGAAGTACTCACCGATATCTGTACGGCTGATGGAGGAGACGGGTGTACCGGCCAGTGTAATACTGGGGGTTGCGATGCTGGAATCCGGAACTGGGACCAGCCGTAATGTGAAGCTGTTGAAGAATCACTTTGGGATCGTAGGGCGTAATAGTCTCGGTAAGTTAAAGACCAAGTACCGTTCCCGCTATAAGCAATATGAAACGGATACGGCTTCTTACCGTCATTTTGTGAAATTGCTGATGAAGCGGAAGTGGTTCCGGGATATGAAGGGTAATATGGAGTATGCGGTATGGCTGAAACATATGGATCATGGCGGCTATTCTTCAGCCGGGCATGTGTGGATCAAACGGGTTTCCGACATTATCCGCCGTTATAAGTTGTATAAGATGGATAAGGAAGATCACCTGACTTCAACTAATAAACAATAA